Proteins from one Cetobacterium somerae ATCC BAA-474 genomic window:
- the yjeM gene encoding glutamate/gamma-aminobutyrate family transporter YjeM: MEKVQTSNKMKLIPLILMIFTSVFGFNNIPRSFYLMGYSAIPWYIFSGLLFFIPYAFMMAEYGSAFKKETGGIYSWMEKSVGPKYAFITTFMWYSSYVIWLVNISSGIWVVVSTAIFGKDLTTQLNLFGLNSTQSMGLLGVGLITVFTYVASKGLNKITKIASVGGIAVTLLNLVLLLGSLIVFINNGFKLAQPIESISGAFFTSPNPNYLSGLSIASFLVFAIFAYGGIEVVGGLVDKTENPEKNFPKGITIAAFVIAIGYAVGIFLVGIFTNWEFLINKGNVHIGNFSYVCMENLGYQIAISFNINEATAITIGQLMSRYMGISIVLCLTGAFFTLIYSPLKQLIEGAPKEMWPEKISEIKDGMPQNAMWCQWAIVVLFILGITFGGQGAEAFFMKLTLMTNVAMTIPYLLIAIAFPIFKKNEAIEKPFVIFKTDFSIKIATFFTVILVGFANISTIIEPALKGKIDDTIWMTIGPIFFALLALTIYRRYEVKHLNKKEQLA; encoded by the coding sequence ATGGAAAAAGTACAAACGAGCAACAAAATGAAATTGATACCATTAATTTTAATGATTTTTACTTCAGTTTTTGGTTTCAATAACATTCCAAGATCATTTTATCTTATGGGATATTCTGCAATACCTTGGTATATCTTTTCAGGATTATTGTTTTTTATTCCTTATGCATTTATGATGGCAGAATATGGTTCAGCTTTCAAAAAAGAAACAGGAGGAATTTATTCTTGGATGGAAAAATCTGTAGGACCAAAATATGCTTTTATTACAACATTCATGTGGTATTCATCTTATGTTATATGGCTTGTTAATATATCTTCTGGAATTTGGGTTGTTGTTTCAACAGCAATTTTTGGAAAAGATTTAACTACACAGTTAAATTTATTTGGCTTAAATTCAACTCAAAGTATGGGACTTTTAGGAGTAGGCTTAATAACTGTATTTACATATGTAGCCTCAAAAGGTTTAAATAAAATAACTAAGATTGCTTCAGTTGGTGGAATTGCCGTTACTCTTTTAAATTTAGTTCTACTTTTAGGATCACTTATTGTTTTTATAAATAATGGATTTAAATTAGCTCAACCTATTGAGTCTATAAGTGGAGCATTCTTTACTTCACCAAATCCAAACTACTTAAGCGGTCTATCAATTGCATCATTTTTAGTTTTTGCTATCTTTGCATATGGAGGAATAGAAGTAGTTGGAGGTTTAGTTGATAAAACAGAAAATCCAGAAAAAAACTTTCCAAAAGGTATTACTATAGCAGCTTTTGTTATAGCTATTGGATATGCAGTAGGAATATTTTTAGTAGGAATATTTACTAATTGGGAATTTTTAATAAATAAAGGAAATGTTCATATAGGAAATTTCTCGTATGTTTGTATGGAAAATTTAGGTTATCAAATAGCAATATCTTTTAATATAAACGAAGCAACAGCAATAACTATAGGACAATTAATGTCAAGATACATGGGAATATCTATTGTACTGTGTTTAACAGGTGCTTTTTTTACTCTTATTTATTCTCCATTAAAACAACTTATTGAAGGAGCTCCAAAAGAGATGTGGCCTGAAAAAATATCTGAAATTAAAGATGGTATGCCTCAAAATGCTATGTGGTGTCAATGGGCGATTGTTGTTTTATTTATTTTAGGAATTACATTTGGTGGGCAAGGAGCTGAAGCATTTTTCATGAAATTAACTCTTATGACAAATGTTGCTATGACAATTCCATATTTACTTATAGCTATTGCTTTTCCAATCTTTAAGAAAAATGAAGCCATTGAAAAACCTTTTGTTATATTCAAAACTGATTTTTCTATTAAAATAGCAACATTTTTTACAGTTATATTAGTAGGATTTGCTAATATTTCAACTATTATAGAGCCAGCTTTAAAAGGTAAAATAGATGATACAATTTGGATGACTATTGGACCTATATTCTTTGCACTATTAGCATTAACTATTTATAGAAGATACGAAGTAAAACATCTTAATAAAAAAGAGCAACTTGCTTAA
- a CDS encoding aminopeptidase has translation MFGKNGWTKERVNEANVIFDFSENYKKFLDDGKTEREVVEISKKMAEASGFINIDLKEKLEVGDKVYFINRNKNIVLSIIGEDDILKGINYIVSHIDSPRIDLKANPLYEDLELAYMKTHYYGGIKKYQWATIPLSLHGVVVLENGEKINIVIGEDEKDPIFMIPDLLPHLWGKSQADRKAPEVFQGEELQIIVGSMPLYLEECDSKDLIKQHILNILNNKYGFSEEDFISAELELVPSGKARDLGLDKSLIAGYGQDDRICAYTSLKAILDFDKIPKKTLVCFLADKEETGSNGSTGLQSTYLEYFTTELICKIKGMVNGNDLQKTLWNSKALSSDVNAAMDPIFKGVHDPMNAAKLNNGIVITKYTGSRGKSGTNDADAEFVAEIRNMLNKNNIVWQIGMLGKVDEGGGGTVAMFLAQKGIKTIDVGPALLSMHAPMEISSKLDVYETYRAYLAFYEL, from the coding sequence ATGTTTGGAAAAAATGGTTGGACAAAAGAAAGAGTGAATGAAGCAAATGTTATTTTTGATTTTTCAGAGAATTATAAAAAATTTTTAGATGATGGAAAAACTGAGAGAGAAGTAGTTGAAATTAGTAAAAAAATGGCTGAAGCAAGTGGATTTATTAATATAGATTTAAAAGAAAAATTAGAAGTTGGAGATAAAGTTTACTTTATTAATAGAAATAAAAATATCGTATTAAGTATTATAGGTGAAGATGATATTTTAAAAGGAATTAATTATATAGTTTCTCATATAGACTCTCCAAGAATAGATTTAAAAGCTAACCCTTTATATGAAGATTTAGAATTAGCTTATATGAAAACACATTATTATGGTGGAATAAAAAAATATCAGTGGGCTACAATTCCTCTTTCTTTACATGGAGTAGTTGTACTAGAAAATGGTGAAAAAATTAATATAGTAATTGGTGAAGATGAAAAAGATCCAATTTTTATGATTCCAGACTTATTACCACATCTTTGGGGAAAATCTCAAGCTGATAGAAAAGCACCAGAAGTATTCCAAGGAGAGGAGTTACAAATTATAGTTGGGTCAATGCCTTTATATTTAGAAGAGTGTGATTCAAAAGATCTTATAAAGCAACATATTTTAAATATTCTTAATAATAAATATGGTTTTTCTGAAGAAGACTTTATATCTGCAGAACTAGAATTAGTTCCTTCAGGAAAAGCTAGAGATTTAGGATTAGATAAATCTTTAATCGCAGGTTATGGACAAGATGACAGAATTTGTGCTTATACATCACTAAAAGCAATTTTAGATTTTGATAAAATTCCTAAAAAGACTCTTGTATGTTTTTTAGCGGATAAAGAGGAAACAGGATCTAATGGATCAACTGGTCTTCAATCTACTTATTTAGAATATTTTACAACTGAGTTAATCTGCAAAATAAAGGGAATGGTTAATGGTAATGATTTACAAAAAACGTTGTGGAACTCTAAGGCTTTATCCTCAGACGTTAATGCTGCTATGGATCCTATATTTAAAGGAGTTCATGATCCTATGAATGCTGCAAAATTAAACAATGGAATAGTTATAACAAAATATACTGGCTCTAGAGGAAAGAGTGGAACAAATGATGCAGATGCTGAATTTGTTGCAGAAATAAGAAATATGCTAAATAAAAATAATATAGTTTGGCAAATTGGAATGTTAGGAAAAGTAGATGAGGGTGGAGGAGGAACTGTAGCAATGTTTCTAGCTCAAAAAGGAATTAAGACAATTGATGTAGGACCAGCATTACTTTCAATGCATGCTCCAATGGAAATATCTTCAAAACTTGACGTATATGAGACATATAGAGCCTATTTAGCTTTTTATGAATTATAA